A single region of the Vicia villosa cultivar HV-30 ecotype Madison, WI linkage group LG4, Vvil1.0, whole genome shotgun sequence genome encodes:
- the LOC131596808 gene encoding uncharacterized protein LOC131596808 has protein sequence MSSKASTGSFSGNGNASVDSEIEIPKDVADKVWEYGVSVDGEDAIQCKFCDDIVTGGLYRFIRHLAGSEHGGEACEYGCYGDDDDDEEEEEEGCACVGVGEKRKGGEAVDNAGSSEGVSKKMRDGVEDKSKEVLREEACEAIARFFYDCAIPLEMVESKEFIEMCDAVSGYGVGFEPPSCDEISGKYLRKAVKLTNDVLEEHRAVWKIRGCTIMVDAWTDKKRRSILNLLVNSIKGTVFLKTIDASEMLESSKKLFKMMDDIVEEVGEENVVQIVTDYTPYYKVAGEMLMEKRTRLYWTPCVTHCIEMILEDYEKKVPLYDETIRKGKRITTFIYSRASVVSLLHNFTKGVDLVKQAITRCATSYLTLASLLENKGALRRMFTSEEWKSSQFAKTIAGRSAEDVVLDKEFWKNVTICLKGANPLIDVLRLVNSIGKPATSFIYEAMKQAKLEILKNLSKGCVERLMPLWEIIGERWDKQLHNPLYAAGYFLNQQFHYSYGFREDNPMIESGLHHCIARMVIDPEERAKIEAQLDDFDKRANLLGRPTAVMTARDEVPSVWWDAFGGELPELQKFACRVLSLTCSSHGGERNRKAFEMVHAKSLDDMISDLDDEFSNGDELGDEDGDGVFKSFSDLIDDLHNRHVIEDEDEDEDGDEDEDDQMEDYDLS, from the exons ATGAGTTCCAAAGCTTCTACTGGTTCCTTCTCTGGAAATGGAAATGCTAGTGTGGATTCTGAGATAGAAATACCCAAGGATGTTGCTGATAAAGTTTGGGAGTATGGTGTTTCAGTAGACGGAGAAGATGCAATCCAGTGCAAGTTTTGTGATGATATTGTAACCGGTGGACTTTACCGGTTTATTCGTCACTTGGCTGGATCGGAACACGGCGGTGAAGCTTGTGAGTATGGTTgttatggtgatgatgatgatgatgaggaggaggaggaggaggggtGTGCATGTGTAGGAGTTGGTGAAAAAAGAAAAGGCGGTGAAGCGGTTGATAATGCTGGGAGTTCTGAAGGTGTTTCCAAGAAGATGAGAGATGGGGTTGAAGACAAAAGTAAGGAGGTTTTGAGAGAGGAAGCGTGTGAAGCGATTGCGAGGTTTTTTTATGATTGTGCAATACCGCTTGAAATGGTAGAGAGTAAGGAGTTTATTGAAATGTGTGATGCGGTTTCAGGATATGGCGTTGGGTTTGAGCCACCGTCTTGTGATGAGATCAGTGGGAAGTATTTGAGGAAAGCGGTCAAGTTGACGAATGATGTTTTGGAAGAACATAGAGCTGTGTGGAAGATAAGAGGATGTACGATAATGGTTGATGCGTGGACTGATAAGAAGAGGAGGAGCATACTAAACTTGTTGGTGAATAGTATAAAGGGAACGGTATTTTTGAAGACTATTGATGCGTCTGAGATGCTGGAATCGTCTAAGAAGCTCTTTAAGATGATGGATGACATTGTTGAAGAGGTTGGGGAAGAAAATGTTGTACAAATTGTGACGGATTATACACCGTACTACAAAGTTGCTGGTGAGATGTTGATGGAGAAAAGGACTAGGTTGTATTGGACACCTTGTGTAACACATTGCATTGAGATGATATTGGAAGATTACGAGAAGAAGGTGCCTTTGTATGATGAGACAATTCGGAAGGGTAAGAGAATTACGACCTTTATTTATTCGAGGGCTTCTGTCGTTTCGCTTTTGCATAACTTCACAAAAGGAGTGGATTTGGTGAAACAAGCCATTACTCGTTGTGCCACGTCTTACTTAACTTTAGCCTCTCTTCTTGAGAACAAGGGAGCTTTGAGAAGAATGTTCACATCTGAGGAGTGGAAGTCGAGCCAGTTTGCGAAAACAATTGCAGGGAGATCTGCGGAGGATGTGGTTTTGGACAAAGAGTTTTGGAAAAACGTTACAATTTGTTTAAAAGGTGCAAATCCTCTTATTGACGTGCTTCGTTTGGTCAATTCAATCGGGAAACCAGCCACCAGTTTCATTTATGAGGCTATGAAGCAAGCTAAATTGGAGATACTGAAGAATCTTTCTAAAGGTTGCGTAGAAAG gcTCATGCCTCTATGGGAAATCATTGGTGAAAGATGGGACAAACAACTCCACAACCCTTTGTATGCAGCAGGCTATTTTCTCAACCAACAATTTCACTATAGTTATGGTTTTAGAGAAGATAATCCGATGATTGAAAGTGGTCTACATCATTGTATAGCAAGGATGGTGATTGATCCTGAAGAAAGAGCTAAGATTGAAGCTCAACTCGATGATTTCGATAAACGGGCAAACCTTCTGGGTCGCCCGACAGCCGTAATGACAGCTCGTGATGAGGTTCCATCAGTTTGGTGGGACGCTTTTGGAGGTGAACTACCGGAACTCCAAAAATTTGCGTGTCGTGTATTAAGCTTGACATGCAGTTCTCATGGGGGTGAGCGTAATCGAAAGGCCTTTGAGATG GTACATGCCAAGTCTCTAGATGATATGATATCTGATTTGGATGATGAATTTTCTAATGGAGATGAACTTGGAGATGAAGACGGTGACGGAGTTTTTAAGTCTTTCTCtgatttgattgatgatttgCATAATCGCCATGTTAttgaggatgaagatgaagatgaagatggagatgAGGACGAGGATGATCAAATGGAAGATTATGATTTAAGTTGA